The Halorhabdus rudnickae DNA segment GTCGTCGAGCGTTCCGTTCGTCCGGCCATCCGCCGCTGGATCGTTCGTTACTCTCTCGATTTCGTCGCGGTCGTCCTCACTGACGTCAGTCACGTCCACGTCCACATTGTCGACCACGGGGTGGAGATCGACGTACGCCTGTTCGGCGAACAGCGCGTAACTGGCGTTCTCCGTCTCTCGCATCACGTCTTGCTCGCCGAGTTCCCCCGAGATGATGTCCCACAGCGAGGGGACCTCCCCGGGCGTCCCGGTGGCGTCGCCGAAGAGAAATTCCGACCTCCGACAGAAGTATTCGTAATCTTCGGGGTTTCCATTCCCGGACTCCGGGAGCGAAGCGTTCTCAGGCGTCGGGAGGACGGAGAAGTTGTCGGCGCTGCCGTCGTAATTTTGGTCGGCCTCCCAGGCGAGCCAGCACAGCGTGTTGCTCTTGGTCGGGCGATCCCAGCGGGGGTCCCGAGTTTTGAACGTCTTCGACTGGACTGCGTAGTTGGCGTGATTGAACAACAGTTCGGTCTGTTTCTCGGGAACGATTTGCTGTATCGGCGCATTCTTCGGATTGCCCTGTGCGTAATTGAACATCGCCTTCGCGATGACGACCGGGTAGGTCCGGGCGGCGAACTCACGCCCGATGCCTTCGAATCCGGAACCATCGGTCATATCCATCTCCAGGCGATCCTGATAGGTCTGGACGCGCTCGTGTATCTGGAAAATCGGCGTGGCAACGACCACGGAGACGTCCGTCGATCGTGTCGCCACGTGATCCCCGTCCTCCCGAATGGTGTATGTCACGTCCGAAATTGTCAGACGGACCGTGCCACGTTCGCGATCGCTCGTTTCGTATCCTGCCTCGAAGGTGACGCGGTCCATCGCATCGGCGGCATCAGCCCTGTCGTCGATCAACGGCAGCGAAACCGTCGCAGTCGTGTCGTTTCGTATCGCGTGTGTCGTTCCGTTGATTCGTGAATGGATGGATTTGTAGACCATCAGCGCCGCGTAATTCCGAAACAACGCATCGCTACTGGTGTCCGCATCGCCCAGTAATTCTGCGAAGTCGCCCTCAGTTGCAGGCTCCGTAACCGGAGAGGCGGCGACCCGATCGGTCGCATCGAGGGCGGCGGCTTTGATCGCTGATTGTGTCACCGCCTCGCTTCGATCCAGTGCCACGGACGGATCGATATCGCGCTGGGGGTCCGCCCGGCTCTGTAAGACGGTCACGACCGCAACGCTCGAAAGTAACAGGAGTACGCCGACCACGGCAAAGGGGATCCGCGCACGGTTGTCCGATGCGATCGACACACTCGATCTATTCCGTTTCATGCATGCCAGGTCCTGACGACGATTTCGACGTCCTCGATCGTGAGCCACCCCGCGAAGCGCTCGTCGGTCGCGAAGTTGCGCTGTTCGTCGGCCATCTGATCGGCCAGTGAATCGCTGGCGTCGATGGCGATCTTTTCGTTCAGTTCAGCCGGATCTGCGGCGTATCGTGAAAGGGAATCACGATCGTCCGTGTGATCGTGGTCGGCCGCAGTACCGACCGCGTCCAAAAACCCATAGTAGCGATAGACCGCTATATCGCGGGCCATTCCCTGACTCTCCAGGCTGTGTACCATCTCCTCCCGTGGAAACTGGGAGGCAACGATCCGGCGGGCGAGTTGCTCGGCCCTGTCTTCGCCCCGACTGTGCAGCGTCGAAACGTCGTTTTGCAACGTGATGCCGCTTGGAACCGTCATCGTGACGCTACTGATGTCCGCATCGACCGGTGGGCTCGGCCCAGCAGTGGCGATGCCCTCGATAGACGATCCGCGGTACGGCCGCCAGATAGCCGTCACGTGGACGTTTGTGTCCGCGCCACCGATTCGGGTCCTGAATCGGCCGTCGATGGCCTCTTCGAAGGGGCCATCAGTGACAGTCGGCTGCTTCCCACCGTACGTGGCGTTTGCGATGGCAGCTTCCGCGAGTAAATCCGCCATCGTGTCGTGGCGACTCCGAGCGAACGCAGTGGAATCGGTTGGCCACTCGATTTCAGTATCGGCTGGCGTAATCGTGGTGCTGTGTTCCGTGACCCCACTGACGTTGTAGCGCGCCGTCACCGTCATCCCGGCGACTGTTTCCGCGGAGCGATCGGCCGTCATCGGCTCGTGAGTCCCGGGATCAGCCTGCAGGAAAACCCCCATCATCACAACGGCAGCACTGATAATAACGAGCGCGAGGGAAACGTCAGCGACCGTACTGACTGCTCGGAACCGGTTGCTCACCATACGACCACCCGGAGCGTTCCCGCCCTGACGTCGCCCGGCTTGACCTCGACCGGCACTGGTCGCGTGATCGCACGGCCATGCTGGGGTGGCTCGTCCGGTCCCGGTGACAACTGCGTTGCGCTCTCGTCGTAGACTGTCTCGGCCAGTGTCACGTCACGACCGGAGTCATCGGCAGTGCTGACCGCGATGTACACCGTCGTTCCTCTCGGGAGCGCCTCCGCATCGAGACCGCCCAGCGGACTGGCAACCGTATCGTAGCGGTCGTCCCCGCCGACGTCGTTCCACGGATTGTCCGTCGATGGATACACACCGTCCTCGGCGATCTCCGACCAGACGCGTTGGATCGTCGGTTCCTCGACGGCGTCCTCGCTCGTTCCCGGAAGGACGTCGGCGACGTATGCCCCGTAGATGCTGATGCCAATAGCAATGGCAGCGACCGCTACCAGTGCTGCAAGCGGTTCGGTCTGGGCGCGGCAGTTGGTGTCAGGCATCGACGAGAATCGCTCGTTCAGTTTGACTGACAGACAGATCGGGATGTTCGTAGACGATCGTCCGAACGCGTAGCGTCCCGTCGGTAGGTCGCCACACTGGACTCTCGGCCAGCGTCTGAGCCTCCTGAACGTCCTCGTGAAACGCACGCCAGGATTCGCTGGCGTTGCCGGTGTAGTGGTCGGTCGGATGGACGCCGTACAGTACCTCTTCGAGATCCGAATCGTTGTAGACGGGTGCGATCCGTCCGAACGAAATCGAGGCGTGTTGCGTGCCCCCGTCGTTGCGCATCGAAACGCCCTGTGGATCGATACGAACCATCTCCGCGTCGTGGTCGTACGCCGCCGTCCCCCCGAGTTCGGTCCCGGCCACGCTGTCGATGGTGTTCGCCACCTGCTGGGCGTCCGGCGGTGGCTGTGTCGGCATCGAGAGGGCAACGCCGGCCAGCGCGACCGTCATGATCGACGCGCCGGCCCAGACGTACCACGCATCCGCTGGCGCCTCTAGATCCATGTCCCCCATTGGTCTCGGCATCGTACTTAAATCAAGACACGCTAACAGGTAGCCGACGATCGAAGGGACGGCATTCTTCCTCAACGGCTCATCAGTACCTCACAAAGCCGGTTAGTTAGAACGTCTGCTTGCTGAGGATGGACACTCCAACTGGCGACGCCCCGCCGAGGCGGGCGTCGCCTCTGGTGGTGGCCGTACAAGGAGTTCGTACATATGGTTCGACGGGCCGCGTGGACGGCCCTCGCGGTGCGTCGGGCCGTCCCCGCGAACCGGCCACTTGACGATCGGTTTACCCGGTAACTCCTGTCCGAGTTGGTTTGCAGTGTGAGTGGCGACGCTGTCGGCGTCAGCGGCAGCCGCCGCCGCCGACAGCGACAGCCCTCTGACGATTCGTGCAAGATTCTCTCGTCGAGACCGGCAGTGCAACCGCTCCGCCACAGAAATCAGGCTTCAGAAACAACTGGCCGAGGACGCTTTATGAGGTATTGATCATCGAGACGAGGACAATCGTAATCACGTACAGTGGGATCGCCGAAAGCAGGGACCGGCCGACGCGATACCCGAGCAACGCTCGATCAAGCCCGTGCCGAAGCATGACCGACAGTGGCACGAGAATGAAACAGAGCGTGATAACGAACACGCCGACGACGATACCGAGTTGATCGCTCGGTAACGTCGACGCAGCGGCCTGGGTTTCGGATAGATCGACATCCTGACTGACGATGATGTCGGCCAGGCCGACAGTGGCCCCGGCGACCAGTGGGCCGAAATACGAAGCCGTGTGATCGAGCGTCCCGGTGACGTTCGCGAGTTGCCGTTTGGCCTCGTCGTCGACGTCCTGCAGTTCTTCGAGGTGATCAGCCATGGACACGATGGCCCGACCGGCCGGCTTCCCCTCGCGGGACGCGATCGCGAGCAAGCCAGCGGTACTGTGGGCCCGCGGGCTCGGGATATCGCGTAAGGCACCGTACTCGCCCATGAACGCCTCTTCGACGCCGACGTGGAGTCGGCGCTGTAAGCCGGCTGCGCTCTCGAAAACCGCACCGGTCTCCTCGGGAACTCGATCACCTGCCTGCTGGATCACGGACTCGACGGCTTCGCCTTCCGATACTTGCCGTCCAACGAGGTACAGCGCGTCGACGAGGTGTTCCTCGACGGCACGGACGTGGTTTCGAACGAGGATGATCGGCCGAAACAGCGCGATCAATACCCCACCCAGACCGAATCCAACGCCAGCGAGTACAGCGAGATGAGACGGCCCCCACAGAAGCGTGAGGACGAACGCCGGTGCCCCGACGATCGGCGCCCAGAAGAGACGGATCCAGAGGCGGTCCGGCACGTCCGGGTGTTCGCGCGTCACTTTCGGTGGCGGAAAGGCGACGGGGCGACGGACGAGTAGCCAAAGACTTGCGGCGATCAACACGATCGGCAACACCACGTTGTACGTGACGATGAAAAATAAGATCGGGACCGGATAGCCCACGAGCGTCGCGGCGGGGACGAGTGCGACCAGCGCCAACGGGATCATGACCCCGAACGCGTAGAGTGCCGTCGTCGGGCCGCGTATGCTTGCGGTGAAGTCAGCCATCTGGTTTCGCGTTCCATCGAGGATGGACATCAGCGTCCGGTCGAGCGTCCGGCGGCGCTCGGCTTCCGGGGCATCCTGTGCCATCACGAGCAAATGCGCCGAGCGACGGACGGCCGGGAACCACTCCGCCCACTCCTCGGCAAACGAGATGATGCCGGTCCGTGGCGTCCCCATCGACCGATCGATGTGTGCCGAGAGGTTCTCCGATAAGGGACCATAGCCGGTCTCCGCAGCGAACCGAACTGCACTCTCGGTCGCCGGCTGGATCTGCATGCGAAGCACCGCCCGGCCGATCAGGTTCGGCACCGATCCGAGGGCCTCGGTCCGTCGGAACGCAGCCAGCAGGTTCGGAACGCTGTGTATCGAGTGGATGAGAAGGACCGCGATCGCGACAGTGAGAAACAGCGCCACCGGGAATCCGAGTCCAGTAGCGAGCAACGGCACAACGAACAGCAAGCTCAAGAGGCCCGCGCCGTATCCGCCGCGAACGACGGTCTCCGGGGCGAGTTCGGTATCGAGAAAGGAGAGTGACTCCTGCAGTTGCTGACCGACCTCGACCTCGTCGGGATACAATCGCGCAATCGTCCGGAGTGAGCCGACCAGAACCATCAGTACTCAACTCCGCTGACGGGCGTACGCCGTCGCGACCTCGCGAGGATTCGTCCGGCCATCCCCAGCCAGCGATTCGAGTTGGTCCGCCCGCTCGGAGATCGCCTGCCTGATATCCGCGTACTCTTCGCCCGGCCCCGTAATATCGTCGACAAATCGACTCTCCCCGCGGTCGATACGCCCTGACGGTCGGGCTTTGTCCTCGTCGATCTCGAAGAGTGGGGCGAACCACACGTCCTCGCCGTCGTTCATAACTTCCTCGATGCGTGAAACGCGCCGCTTGCGGCCTTCGGGCGTGTCGTAGGCCTGGACCGTGACAACGAGATCCGTAACGGCAAACGACGATGGTTCGACGCCCAGATCGGAGACGACCCGTTCGTAGATGTCTTCGGCACCGTCTCCGTGGATCGTCCCGAGGACGGCGTTGGCGTTCGCCCCCACGCGCATCGCCTCGTAGAGGACGCGCGCCTCCTCGCCGCGGATCTCTCCGACGACGAGCGCACCATCACCGAGTCGAAGAGCAGTCCGCAACGCTTCCGCAGCGGTGATCTCCGGGCCCTCTCCGCTGCCGGTCCTGAGTGCCTGGACATCTCGCCCGACGCTCTGGAGGGGATCGAGAGGCAATTCCGGCGTGTCCTCGATGGCGACCGTTCGCGTTGCCGGCGCGAGTTCGTAAAGCAAGGTGCCGAGCAAGGTCGTCTTTCCCGCGCCACGCGTGCCGGCGATCAGCGTCGCGCCGTTGCGTTCGATCGCAATCGAGAGGAAGCCGGCGACAGTGGCCGTCATCGTGCCGTTCGCGACGAGCGCGGGGAGCGTGAACCGGTCGTCGGCCCGCTCGCGGAACGCGAACGCGACGCCAGCGGACACCGGGTCGGTCACGCCGGCGATCCGGATCCCGGTCCCGTTCTGCAGATCGGCAGTCGCGTCCACGGTCGGGTTCGCCCGCGAGAATGCCCGTCCGCTCGTCCGACGGACGCGCGAGGCGAGCGCACGCGCCCCCTCGGCCGAGAGATGAATGTTCGTCTCCATGGTCTCGCCGTCGACGACGACCCGGAGCGGGTTCGACGAGACCGGCGCAGTGACGTAGACGTCGCTGACGCGCGGATCCGAGAAGAAATCCTCGAGGACGCCGTAGCCGTGCGTGTGTTTCCGGAGGATGCCAGACAGTCGCGGGTCGACAGCTTCGTCTGAAACATGTTCGATAGCACGCGACGCTGCACGCTCACCTTCGACGACCCCCTCGGCGATCGCTTCGTAGGCATCGAGGAGAATCTCCCGTTCCTGGCGAGACAACGAAACGTCGATCGAACCGAGGAGGTACAGCGGAATGCCGGTCTCGCGCTCGTAGATCCGCACGTCGCTTCCGGTCTCCAGCGTTCGAACGTCCGTGAGATGAGGACCGCCACCGACAGACTGATCGAGGAAATAATACGAGATCGTCATCCCAACCGAGGGAAGCAGACACTCCTCGTAGGATTCGAGGTCCTCGGCGGCCGTCAGTAGGCCGGACTCGACAGCTACGTCTACAACAGGGCCGACCCGCTCACTGAGATCGTCCACTGCAGCGAGAGGATCCGTCGCTGCCGTCTCGGCCAGTCGCTCGTGACGATCACCCAGCAGTTCGAGAAAGCGGCCAGCCGCCGACAAGAGGGACACCCCCGCGTCGCTGTACCGGTACGCGAGACCGTGCGACCGGACGCGAATGTTCGTTGCATCTCTATCCTCTAGCTCGGCGATGACCGTCCGTCGACACTCGGGTTCCGTCCTGAGGTCTCCGTCACAGCCGTCCGCGTCGACCCTGAGTGTCGTCTCGTCGAACGACGTCTCACAACGACAGCCCCCGCCCTCGTTTCGCGACGGGAGTCGGTCCAGGACGGACTGGGGAGTCAGTGAGAGTACCGCATCCGAGAGTGACGTATCCGTCGCCTCCTTCGACATGCCCCATCTGGTCCCGGTATGGTAGATAAACGGACGCCCTCACGGAGCATCGATCTCGTCGAAGCGAACCACCGTAACGACGGGGCGTCGCCGGGCATCTCTGGTAAGCGTCAGCCGGAGGCGTCGATCCGCTGTACCCGAGAGTTCGACCAGATCGCCGCCGGTCGCGTTCCGTATCGGCACGTCGATCGTCTCGGTATGCATCGGGCCACCCTCGATCCGAAAGGCCACGACCGAAAGCCGCTCGCCCGTCACTCGGCGCAACTCGAAATGGCTGATCGGCTTCGTCGTGAGTGAGTCCGCTGGCATCTCGACAGTGACCAGCCGTTGTGCACCTGGATGGCCTTCGGGTGGCAGTTCGTCGTTGCTGATCAAAGAGACTGCGGCGTCCTCCAAGTCTGTGATGCTTGCCCACACTTCCCGTTCGCTGGCGGCTGTACTGGCGGTTTCCAGCCCCGCAAAGCTCACTCCCAGAATGGCGACCGTCAGAACGATCGCCACGACGTACCGGATCACGGGACGTGCTGGCGAAGACGCTCCAGTACGCCCTCACCTTCATGGTTTTCATCGCTGTCGCCGGATTCCGTGCTGGCCAGTATTTCGTCGACCCGCTGTTGGGAGGGCGTCCGATCCGACGAAGTCGTGTCTGTCCCGTCCCCAGTCCCGTCCGGAGCGTCGTCGCCATCGCTTCCCCCCGCGGCCTCGCTGGAACGGTCGTCAGAGCTGTGGGAAGCCGATCGAAACTGGCCGGGAAAGGACTCACTGTTCCCCGTTGTGGCCGCGTTCGTCCCATTGTCGTCGTGTCCCGTTCCCGTAGCGTCCGTTCCATTCCCGTTTTTCGCGGGAACTTCGCCCTCGTCAGTGGCGTCGGCGGCAGCGACGGACTGCTCGACAGCCCGCTGTATCCGTTCAGTAGCCGGGTCGAGATCGCTGACTGACCCCTCCAAGTCAGCAACGCGATCCTCAAGTCGATCGACGGCCGCGACCGCGGACAGCGCGTGTCGTTCGACCTCCTCGTTGACCGACTCGACTTCCGAATAGTATCCCCCGATGGACTGGACATCGGCTTCGATCGTCGCGATCCGCTTTTCGAGCGCTTCGAGACGGTCCTCGATGTCCTCGACGTCCCCGGATAGCGCCAGGACCGCCTGCAGTCGCTCGGCGTCGATGTCGATCTCACCCGTTACCGTCCGCTCGACTGCCGATAGTCGTTGTTCGATCCGTTCGATATCGGTCACGCCGTATTTCGCCCCGTTCCCCTATTTAAACTCACCCGTCATTCCCGGAACCCATCTCACTGGCTCGGGGAGAGTCCCCGCCATGTGGGGTGTCACGCTGCCGTATCTGTGCGGCGTGGACAGTCTCGGTGGCGTCATCAATGACGACGACTTCGCCGGTTTCGGTCGGCAGTTGCTCTTCGAGAGACTCCTGCATGTAGGTCGGCTGGGCGGCCTCCAGTGCTTGGAGGTCCTGTTCGGAAGTGAGTCGGTGGGTGATCAAGATATCCGACTGGGAGACTGCCACCTCTGGGACGATCGCAGGGCGCTGGGTGGCAAGGACGACGACTAATCCCGGGTGCGCGCCCGCGCGTAAGAAGCCGTTCTACTGCTGGCCGGGCGACCCCGTCGAAGAACGCGTGGGCCTCGTCGATCAGCAGCCAGGGGAGTCGTTCGACCGTGCGATCGATCCGCGCACGATAGAGCGCCTCGCCGACGCCACGCACGACCGCGTTCATCGGCGCCGTATCCATCCCCGAGACGTCGACGACGGTGATCTCCGGGCTGGCGAGTGCCGCCGAATCGAGGCCGTCGGGGTCGAAGACATCCCAGGATTCGGCCAGATTGAGGTGGTTGCTCGCGGCGCGCTTGTCAGTCTGTGGGGCGTCGGTGCCGGCCACGTGCTCACGCATGCCGTCGAGCGTATCGGTCTCGCTGGCGGCCTGCCAAACGAGCCCGCCGGCACCGCTCTCGGGCGACAGCGACAAGAGTTCACACCACGATCGCGGGTCTAGCGACGTCGCGACCACGCATGGCTGATCGAACACCGTCGTCGGGACGGGATCGTCGTTGCTGCCATCGCCGATAGTGTCGAAGACGCCCATCGGGTCGACGATCACGGGCGCGACGGCGTTCGCGCGGGCGAGGTCCTCGGCGAGGACGCCCAGAGTGTAGGACTTGCCGTACCCGCGCTTGCCGACGATCAGGACGGCATGGGGACCGTCCAGATCGAGATATAGTTTCGCGCCTCTGCTGCCGTCGAGTGCCCGATAAGACCCGAGCGTCGCGGTCGGTCCCCTCTCCACTGCCTCACCGCGTCCGATGACGAACGTCACGCCGAAACAGACAGTCTGAAAGATACATTTCGTTTGGGATTCGATCCGACGAGTCAACGGTCCAACGTTTAAGTGG contains these protein-coding regions:
- a CDS encoding DUF7284 family protein — translated: MSNRFRAVSTVADVSLALVIISAAVVMMGVFLQADPGTHEPMTADRSAETVAGMTVTARYNVSGVTEHSTTITPADTEIEWPTDSTAFARSRHDTMADLLAEAAIANATYGGKQPTVTDGPFEEAIDGRFRTRIGGADTNVHVTAIWRPYRGSSIEGIATAGPSPPVDADISSVTMTVPSGITLQNDVSTLHSRGEDRAEQLARRIVASQFPREEMVHSLESQGMARDIAVYRYYGFLDAVGTAADHDHTDDRDSLSRYAADPAELNEKIAIDASDSLADQMADEQRNFATDERFAGWLTIEDVEIVVRTWHA
- a CDS encoding DUF7285 family protein, which translates into the protein MPDTNCRAQTEPLAALVAVAAIAIGISIYGAYVADVLPGTSEDAVEEPTIQRVWSEIAEDGVYPSTDNPWNDVGGDDRYDTVASPLGGLDAEALPRGTTVYIAVSTADDSGRDVTLAETVYDESATQLSPGPDEPPQHGRAITRPVPVEVKPGDVRAGTLRVVVW
- a CDS encoding DUF7283 family protein → MDLEAPADAWYVWAGASIMTVALAGVALSMPTQPPPDAQQVANTIDSVAGTELGGTAAYDHDAEMVRIDPQGVSMRNDGGTQHASISFGRIAPVYNDSDLEEVLYGVHPTDHYTGNASESWRAFHEDVQEAQTLAESPVWRPTDGTLRVRTIVYEHPDLSVSQTERAILVDA
- a CDS encoding secretion system protein, with amino-acid sequence MVLVGSLRTIARLYPDEVEVGQQLQESLSFLDTELAPETVVRGGYGAGLLSLLFVVPLLATGLGFPVALFLTVAIAVLLIHSIHSVPNLLAAFRRTEALGSVPNLIGRAVLRMQIQPATESAVRFAAETGYGPLSENLSAHIDRSMGTPRTGIISFAEEWAEWFPAVRRSAHLLVMAQDAPEAERRRTLDRTLMSILDGTRNQMADFTASIRGPTTALYAFGVMIPLALVALVPAATLVGYPVPILFFIVTYNVVLPIVLIAASLWLLVRRPVAFPPPKVTREHPDVPDRLWIRLFWAPIVGAPAFVLTLLWGPSHLAVLAGVGFGLGGVLIALFRPIILVRNHVRAVEEHLVDALYLVGRQVSEGEAVESVIQQAGDRVPEETGAVFESAAGLQRRLHVGVEEAFMGEYGALRDIPSPRAHSTAGLLAIASREGKPAGRAIVSMADHLEELQDVDDEAKRQLANVTGTLDHTASYFGPLVAGATVGLADIIVSQDVDLSETQAAASTLPSDQLGIVVGVFVITLCFILVPLSVMLRHGLDRALLGYRVGRSLLSAIPLYVITIVLVSMINTS
- a CDS encoding type II/IV secretion system ATPase subunit, which gives rise to MSKEATDTSLSDAVLSLTPQSVLDRLPSRNEGGGCRCETSFDETTLRVDADGCDGDLRTEPECRRTVIAELEDRDATNIRVRSHGLAYRYSDAGVSLLSAAGRFLELLGDRHERLAETAATDPLAAVDDLSERVGPVVDVAVESGLLTAAEDLESYEECLLPSVGMTISYYFLDQSVGGGPHLTDVRTLETGSDVRIYERETGIPLYLLGSIDVSLSRQEREILLDAYEAIAEGVVEGERAASRAIEHVSDEAVDPRLSGILRKHTHGYGVLEDFFSDPRVSDVYVTAPVSSNPLRVVVDGETMETNIHLSAEGARALASRVRRTSGRAFSRANPTVDATADLQNGTGIRIAGVTDPVSAGVAFAFRERADDRFTLPALVANGTMTATVAGFLSIAIERNGATLIAGTRGAGKTTLLGTLLYELAPATRTVAIEDTPELPLDPLQSVGRDVQALRTGSGEGPEITAAEALRTALRLGDGALVVGEIRGEEARVLYEAMRVGANANAVLGTIHGDGAEDIYERVVSDLGVEPSSFAVTDLVVTVQAYDTPEGRKRRVSRIEEVMNDGEDVWFAPLFEIDEDKARPSGRIDRGESRFVDDITGPGEEYADIRQAISERADQLESLAGDGRTNPREVATAYARQRS
- a CDS encoding DUF7311 family protein, coding for MIRYVVAIVLTVAILGVSFAGLETASTAASEREVWASITDLEDAAVSLISNDELPPEGHPGAQRLVTVEMPADSLTTKPISHFELRRVTGERLSVVAFRIEGGPMHTETIDVPIRNATGGDLVELSGTADRRLRLTLTRDARRRPVVTVVRFDEIDAP
- a CDS encoding DUF7310 family coiled-coil domain-containing protein, with protein sequence MTDIERIEQRLSAVERTVTGEIDIDAERLQAVLALSGDVEDIEDRLEALEKRIATIEADVQSIGGYYSEVESVNEEVERHALSAVAAVDRLEDRVADLEGSVSDLDPATERIQRAVEQSVAAADATDEGEVPAKNGNGTDATGTGHDDNGTNAATTGNSESFPGQFRSASHSSDDRSSEAAGGSDGDDAPDGTGDGTDTTSSDRTPSQQRVDEILASTESGDSDENHEGEGVLERLRQHVP